The nucleotide window gagcaaaacctcaagacttccttagtatttgattttgtgcagcagctgttgtttacaaatatacacagaccgccaccccttgtcttaccggagtcagccgttctatcctgccgatgtagcgtatagcccgctagctgtatgttatccatgtcgtcgttcagccacgactcggtaaaacataagatattacagtttttaatgtcccgttggtaggataaccgtaatcttaggtcatccaatttattttccaatgattgaagattggctaataggattgatgggagcggcagtttactcgcttgccgtcggatccttacaaggcactagggctgaacgattaattgcattcgcgataatatcgcgatttgactgaacgcgattttctaatcgcaacgtgcgcgatttgaggtggtcacgtgacgcgacttttcatgctgtccagcgcaatggcctcttgctcgacggaacagtcagaaactgacacagctgatactttaatatcgaagaggaacagcacgtcggtggtgtggaactattttggttttaaaaaagaagatgctgagcagcatcaggtgttgtgcagagcatgccgtgctccgattgctacttcacggggtaacactacaaacctgtttcagcacttaaaaaataccacaaatcaatgcatgacagttgtatgaccaaaatgccgagcatcagtgcgcgagacaagccaaatacctcaagacagggatcactgacagaaatgttcgaaagtgtcactccgtatgaacgtaattcaaaacggcacggagaaatcactcggacaataaccgagttcatagccaaagatatgatgcctctcagcacggtgaccaagcctgggttcatggcattaatacatacgcttgataaacgttacagtataccctcccgcacatacttcagtcagactgccataccggagctgtacaaaaagtgcaaagagaaagtcgccgcggaacttaaaacggtggagttttttgctagcactactgatatgtggtcaagccgcacagctgagccgtaccagagtCTTACAGTCCATTTTATTGATGAAGATTTCAACCTCCGAGCTCGCTGCCTACAAACTACCTACTTCCCAGACGATCACACAGGGGGAAAATATTGCAGCCGGCCTGAGAGAAGGGCTTGTCAGCTGGGATCTCCACGAGGAGAATCACGTCTGCATCACGACGGACAACGCGTCGAATATGGTGCTTGCTGCGCGGCTTAATGAATGGACGAGGCTCCAATGTTTTGGCCACAGATTACATCTTGCCATTGGtaagttatcgtgtgtgtgtgtgtgtgtgtgtgtgtgtgtgtgtgtgtgtgtgtgtgtgtgtgtgtgtgtgtgtgtgtgtgtgtgtgtgtgtgtgtgtgtgcgagtgcgaggagagagagatgcgTCGATTAGTAAAGCtgaatatacaaatatatataaatgatattATATAAATCGGATGGGATTAAATAAATTCATATTTCCACTCCTTTTCTAATATGTAAATTCATTTTACTTGCTTATATcatatgtctgtctgtggtggaatgcccacctgcattttttttcttttcttgtttttgttttttacatatttttttagtgtttatgagagagagagagagagaaagagagagagaattgacatGCAAATAAAgaccctttgaattgagagagagagaggatgtgttgtGGATGTGTGTATTTCAGAATTACAGCTAATTTGAGTGTGTAATAGTGAGAGCCTTGTATCAAAACTCAAATTGTGTGTAATACACTACTTTTTATTTCTTTTAGAAAATGCACTCAAAGATGACAGAGTGTCAAGGGCAACAGCACTGTGCAGGAAGCTGGTGGGGCACTTTTCCCACAGTTGGAAGAAGAAAGCAGCCCTGACGGAGGCACAGAGAGAGCTCAAACTCCCTGAGCACAACCTCATAACGGAGTGCCCAACAAGATGGGGTTCTAAAGAAATGATGATTGCCAGAGTGCTTGAACAGGCCAAAGCCATTTCTCAGGTATTGTCTGGAGATCGATATGCACGCTCCCTTATCCCAACCTGGCAGGATATTGACGTGTTGGAGTCGATTCACAAGGCACTGCATCCTCTACTGGAGTTTACTGATGCTCTTTCTGGAGAGGAGTATGTAAGCATCTCCTACCTCAAGCCAGTTCTCCACCTTTTTGCCACATCAGTCCTGGCTGAAGATGCTGAGGACACTGACCTGACTAAATCAATAAAAACCAAAGTCCTAGCATACCTCAATAACAAATATGGAGACCCAAACATCCAGGAGCTTTTGGATGTTGCCTGTTTCCTGGACCCTAGGTTCAAAATACAGTACATCAGTACAGACAACATCCCTGCtatcaagactcgtctgaagacaGAGATAGTAGACTTGGCACAACGTACATATCATTGGGTAAATAATTATGtatttcacaaaaacaaaaattttCTGTAAAATCTAACTGGAAAACTAATGGCTGTTGTTTTCATCTAATAGGAGAAGAGGTCTCGTACTGAAACTGTTCAGATGCCTCAAAGTGCACAGTCCTTGGGGGAAAAGACGAAGAGGTCTCTTGGCAGTTTTTTCAAGACCAGTTCAGCCTCTCCTTCTTTGCCTGTAAATCTTGAAGATGTCGCAGAGGCAGAGATAAACAATTACCTGATGACTCCTACCATTGATGGAGAAGATGATCCATTGGCTTGGTGGAGGGTGCACAAGATCAGCTACCCACAGTTGTGCACCATGGCACGCAAGTATCTTTGTGTACCTGCTACAAGCGCTCCCTCAGAGCGTCTTTTTTAGCACAGGAGGGAATATTGTGACTTGCACTCGCTCATCCTTGAAGCCAGAAAAAGTCAATATTCTGGTTTTCTTAGCAAAAAACCTGTGAGCCACTGAGAACAGAACTGTTGGATAAGTATGGCTGGCAGTGCCATACTCGTAGTGAACtttagtctgtgtggtgtgttattgttgtgtacttgagataagtgaggctcatctattttatattataatattcaaatcgtttataaaaatagtttgtctaaattaaaagtgcatttctcattttttatttataactttatttactttgattttacaaaatattttcaaagcaaattccttgtttcagttgtgtgaaatgttactgacttgggagcagtaagatacatacaatttaaaattatttttttcttaagactgtaccttttgcacacagtgtttacaaagttcatgcctttgtttaaattatttaaatgcacagtggcaaagccacagatgtttctgtaatgagcagttcaataaaaatgtcatttatttcaagtcatacatgtttgaatttaattctaacaaatagacccagcctatgggaaagaacatttcacactaaatgtatatactattgtgttggtcatatttaaatcattcattatgttttgtaggggaaaaaggataaataaattaaatcgcatattaaatcgcaatcgcaatattgggggcaaaaaatcgcaattagattattttccaaaatcgttcagccttacaaggcaccccgacctacgtccacgatatctccgtctcttcctcatgcgaatgacggggatttgggccttgtaggatatccttcgcggccgcctcgttgaagaaaaagtatttgtccaatacgaggtgagtagtcgctgtcctgatatccagaagctctttttggt belongs to Coregonus clupeaformis isolate EN_2021a chromosome 1, ASM2061545v1, whole genome shotgun sequence and includes:
- the LOC121568200 gene encoding E3 SUMO-protein ligase ZBED1-like, which encodes MVLAARLNEWTRLQCFGHRLHLAIENALKDDRVSRATALCRKLVGHFSHSWKKKAALTEAQRELKLPEHNLITECPTRWGSKEMMIARVLEQAKAISQVLSGDRYARSLIPTWQDIDVLESIHKALHPLLEFTDALSGEEYVSISYLKPVLHLFATSVLAEDAEDTDLTKSIKTKVLAYLNNKYGDPNIQELLDVACFLDPRFKIQYISTDNIPAIKTRLKTEIVDLAQRTYHWEKRSRTETVQMPQSAQSLGEKTKRSLGSFFKTSSASPSLPVNLEDVAEAEINNYLMTPTIDGEDDPLAWWRVHKISYPQLCTMARKYLCVPATSAPSERLF